CGATGAAGTCGTAATCAGCAGCGTCGTCGTCGTCCTTTTCATCGGCGTAGTCATAGCCGTAGTCTTCGTCCTCCCCAGCTTCGTCCATGTCGTGGTCGTCCTCCCCGCCGCTGTAGTAGTTGTCGTCCTCCTCCACCGACGCCACTTCATTGGCATCGTGCATATCGTCCTCGGACTCCATGAACGATGCGCAGAGGTTCAGCTAACAAAACCCTAGAGAGAGAGGATTTAGGAACGGTGGGTATTGGGGAAGTTAAAATGGAATCAGTGAGCTTCCCACCGAGAAATTAGGGCTAAAGTAATGATGCGATCATCTTTTTGTTTGCCTCAATTTGGAGATGGATTGGACACCTAAATTATTAAttgccttaattttaatttataataaaattaaataggcGTAGGGCCGCTGAGTTTCTCTCACTATGAAACGTAATGAGCTgcttttactctctctctctcttcagccACTGATGATGTACCTCAGTTTCTCCGACTGCCACCGTTTCCGCCGCGCCGCCGTCACATCCGCCGCCCggcgccaccaccgccgccgtcTCCTCAAGTATTCCCCCAATCATCTGTCGACGACGCCTGCGCATCAGCCAGCCATCTTCAAGCTCTCCGACGACACTCTCCAGATAAACCTAAAATCCCCTTCCACCGCCCTCCAAAAGCTCGATACGAAGCTCCGCGAGTTCGTCGACCTCGGCCGCGAAGCTCTGGATGACCTCAGGACTACCGTCGCCGTCGACGCCAGCACCGGAGCGGTCGTGATTTCGTGCAGGAGGTCGACCGTTGAGTTTTTCTCTGCGCTGTTTGTTTCCGGTTTGGTGCTTGTGATTGTTTTCGGGAGTTTGTTTAGAATGCGGGAGAGTGGCGGCGAAGTGCTGATTTACAAGAGGGATAGGAGTCTGGGCGGGAAGGAAGTGGTGGTTGGGAAGAGGGAGGATAGTTGGCCGACGAGGCGGCCGTCTGCGACGCCGTTGAGCTCGGAAAATGGGGATTATTATGACCAGAGTAGAAGAAATGGAAGGAATAATGCGTTGagtaggaggaagaaggaggaatTGCCTCAGTGGTGGCTCAAGGTTGTGAGTCAAGGTCCCGTTGAAGTCGAAAATAAGGATGAATACCAGAGATTAGCTAACCAATTGATTCAAGGTTGGTtcttgtttgtgttttctttttgtttccttATATAACTTCTTATGGTTGGCTTAGCCTCGTGAGAAAGAAATAtctttgtatattttttgttaatcTTTAATGTTTAGACTCGGGCCTTTGGTgtcaaaatgataaaactaaTAGTGTATATATTGAATTAGTAAAGAAGGCACTTTCATATGTTGGGATTGAGACAGTGCTGAAGTGGAAATTCGGTTTTGTTTGTGAAGACATTAAAACTAGCCTTTTGGAATTGAGAATTCTGAGATTGGAGTAGAAATGTGATGCGCCAACCAAAAGGAAAATGTGTTGTGTTGCAAGAGCACTTCAAGTGCATTTGCAAGAGAGAGTCATGCCTGAACTTAACTCAACATTTGAATGCTCTTGTACTGTCTGCTAGTTGCTATGATAAGTTAGGTAGTTTCATGTGAAAGAGCTGTGTAATTATAAAAATGTCGTCTTGTCACAAGCAAATTATTATATGGGGTGGGATAGGCCTCCCTCCATACTCATTACTTAACCAGCTGCATCATTGTATGTTTTTACCCCTAAAAAACGTGTCGTTGGGCTTTTCCTTTAGTTGGGACTTTGGAGTAAGTAGGTGCTTGCTGCTTGCTCGATGTCTACTAAATGAGCCTTTGCGGCCTGCCCCGCCAAAAAATAGAAATCTTTCTCCTTTGAACCCTTGCTAAGACGTAGAGTAAAAGATGCTGTTTTGGGAATTAAAATGCAGATTAGGCTTTACTCTTTTTAACTCATTTGTTTCATGCTTCAGCTCCATGAACAATGGATTATGCAAACTTAAATAGATTTTTAAGTTAGGCTCTCTACTTATGGTGGAGAGGTTAATTAGAACTTTTTCATATAGTTGCGCTTATTTCCTTCGTAAAATCTtctcatttattttctttattcaaTATCCAGTAATCATGGATCGAAAAATGAATGGGGAGGACATTTCAACAAATGAGATAGTACAGGTCAGTAATTTCCTACCAATGAGTTTAAATATAGTACTTTTTGTGTTTTTCGCTTCTATCCATAAATACTTGGAAGCTTATTTATGTAAGAACAATAGATCTTTTATTTATAGTTTTGCTTGGATTTGCTAGATTTTTCCATTCGTGGCACTACTTGATTGCGAATATTTTTAGGTATATAGTGGCATTAAGAGCAAATTTACTTCATTATGCCTCAAAAAGTTAAAGATGGCTGAAACTATGAATGTGTTCATCTGTTGAACCTGGCCTTTACTCACTTTTAGGACTGTGCCAAAGTAAAAACTGCACACGACTACTTGGAGAGTAGAATAATAGTCTTGGCTCTATACTTAGATCAGTATCTAGAGCTTTCAAAATTAACGAAATAAGAAAAGTACCAGAATTGTGtgaaatataatactccctccgtttcgcggtagttgagtcatttcattttctgcactcgttttgaaaaaacgataataaatagttaaaatggagagagagtaaaggaAGTGACAGAATAAGGTAGATAAGAGTctcatctacattattctctcttttactttactttttctacactttaattatttattactcctatcatttttctaaaatgagtgcagaaaatgaaatgactcaactaccgctgaacggagggagtactatgcaGCAACTGTAGTGCATGTATACTGAAGTggtttttttcacttttcacttgTCATCTGCAACAGCTACGTCACTTATGCAAGACATATGGAGTCAGGGCATTCATTAGCACTGAAAATGCACGCAATTCACTTTACCGTGTGTCAGTTAATTTTGTTTTGGACTACTGTGCAAGGTACATGAGACACAACTTTCACCACCATCTCATTATAGTTGTTTTTGTGCTTTTTTCCCTTCCAAATCAAGATTATCCATCTGAAAAGTTCATTTTATTTCACATATTAGTAACTTGATTTAATTTCCTGTAGCGTACCGGATTTATCCTCCTCAATTGAGATTAACGGTGAGGGTGTGCGTGAGTTCATAGCTGGATTTTCTAATAACCTTGGGCTTGATAGTTATCATGCTGCAAGAATGGTATCTGCAGCTGTTGCTGCACGCACACGGTCAAAAATCCTACAGGCTTgggtgtgttattttttttttgtttgtagaTTAACCAATCTTTTTATCTATAGTTCACTATAACAAAGACTCATACTTTCAGAAAAATCGAAACAGtactttttaatataattaattccaATTTTTACATAATCCATCCGCTAGTTGTTAAAGAGAACtataatatggagtaatatattaaTGGTTTGTCACTGTGGCATCTGAAATGATTTCAAGTCATTAGTTAGTTCTTCATTGAGAGTATTCATGCTTCTAGGTAACTATGAAATTTCATCAAGACCTAACACCAGTCCAATAAATTACTTTCAAATCATCTCACTTCAATATCATGTTCAACCTTTGATAAGAAATCTTTAAAAGCATGTCGTATACAATCGACATTTTCTCATGTCATTTTCTTGGTATAGTCAATTCTATCTTACTGTATACACATTTGTACACTTGTGATGTGTCGGAGTGTACACTTGTGTTGACAGTGCCTGGATGTATTATATGATAAGAATTTTGAATAGATTGAGTCAACTATGCACATAGGAAATTATATTGGAAGATATGAATAGATTGAAAACTGCCTTTGTTTTTCTCCAGCTATACTTGTGTTGGAAACTAAAATCGgctttagtattttttttgtccaACTATTGAGAGGTTCGATTATGAATTTTGTACTCTATTTCAGGCACTAGAAGTCCAAAATAAACATTCTGAAGCACTAGTCGAGCTATTCAAAGTATGTCTTATTCACCGGATCTTCCCTCCTGAGGAGAACTCGGTACGTATATCTGTCGCTTGTTTTAACCCTAAGTCGGTGGAGATATATCAAACAAGTAAAACACTCTTCCCGCTAAGATGTCATAAAAACTTCAATTTTGTTGGTTGAGTATCCAAAGAGCTGATAGGTATGATATTCCTTCTATTTGTTGTGGCAGCCTGAGATGGAAATGGTAGCTCGAAGCCTTGACAAGTCCTTAAACATAGACCAAAGAGAACATTTGTTGAACTCCTTTATTTCTGTTTGCGGTGACAATATTGATCAAGGTGTCGTGGAAGCACTGGGTCTGGTATGTCATTCTCGAATTTAATTTTCACAACCTTGACTTGTTGCATGATATTTGAAGCTTATTGACTATCATGGGGAACTTCTTAACTGCATACAAATTCACTTATGTATCTTACTTTCATCATGGATTTTGTCACCATTCTTACTATTTGACATGtatgaatcttgaattttcaTTCTGCGGTAAAAGTTTG
This sequence is a window from Salvia splendens isolate huo1 chromosome 5, SspV2, whole genome shotgun sequence. Protein-coding genes within it:
- the LOC121803624 gene encoding uncharacterized protein LOC121803624, with translation MKRNELLLLSLSLQPLMMYLSFSDCHRFRRAAVTSAARRHHRRRLLKYSPNHLSTTPAHQPAIFKLSDDTLQINLKSPSTALQKLDTKLREFVDLGREALDDLRTTVAVDASTGAVVISCRRSTVEFFSALFVSGLVLVIVFGSLFRMRESGGEVLIYKRDRSLGGKEVVVGKREDSWPTRRPSATPLSSENGDYYDQSRRNGRNNALSRRKKEELPQWWLKVVSQGPVEVENKDEYQRLANQLIQVIMDRKMNGEDISTNEIVQLRHLCKTYGVRAFISTENARNSLYRVSVNFVLDYCASVPDLSSSIEINGEGVREFIAGFSNNLGLDSYHAARMVSAAVAARTRSKILQAWALEVQNKHSEALVELFKVCLIHRIFPPEENSPEMEMVARSLDKSLNIDQREHLLNSFISVCGDNIDQGVVEALGLVSAKVMHTQFGTGLPQCTHRFF